In a single window of the Lagenorhynchus albirostris chromosome 19, mLagAlb1.1, whole genome shotgun sequence genome:
- the PLA2G15 gene encoding phospholipase A2 group XV isoform X6 — translation MGLRLCPYRAALLPSGLLLLLMLTDLALPAGRPPPVVLVPGDLGNQLEAKLDKPTVVHYLCSKRTDSYFTLWLNLELLLPVIIDCWIDNIRLVYNRTSRTTQFPDGVDVRVPGFGKTFSLEFLDPSKSSVGSYFHTMVESLVGWGYTRGEDVRGAPYDWRRAPNENGPYFLALREMIEEMHQLYGGPVVLAAHSMGNMYTLYFLQQQPQAWKDKYIHAFVALGPPWGGVAKTLRVLASGDNNRIPVIGPLKIREQQRSAVSTSWLLPYNYTWSPKKVFVHTPTANYTLQDYHRFFQDIGFEDGWLMRQDTEGLVEAMVPPGVRLHCLYGTGVPTPDSFYYESFPDRDPKICFGDGDGTVNLQSALQCQAWRGHQEQEVSLQALPGTEHIAMLANATTLAYLKRVLLGP, via the exons ATGGGCCTCCGCCTCTGCCCTTACCGCGCCGCCCTGCTCCCGAGCGGCCTCCTGTTACTCCTTATGCTCACAGATCTGGCACTCCCGGCTGGACGTCCGCCACCGGTGGTGCTGG TGCCCGGTGATTTGGGCAACCAGCTGGAGGCAAAGCTGGACAAGCCGACAGTCGTGCACTACCTCTGCTCCAAGAGGACAGACAGCTACTTCACACTCTGGCTGAACCTGGAACTGCTGCTGCCTGTCATCATTGACTGCTGGATTGACAATATCAG GCTGGTCTACAACCGAACGTCCCGCACCACCCAGTTTCCTGATGGTGTGGATGTGCGTGTCCCTGGCTTTGGGAAGACCTTCTCACTGGAGTTCCTGGACCCCAGCAAAAGCAGTGTGG GTTCCTATTTCCACACCATGGTGGAGAGCCTTGTGGGCTGGGGCTACACACGAGGTGAGGACGTCCGGGGGGCCCCCTATGACTGGCGCCGAGCTCCAA ATGAAAACGGGCCCTACTTCCTGGCCCTCCGCGAGATGATCGAGGAGATGCACCAGCTGTATGGGGGCCCCGTGGTGCTGGCTGCCCACAGTATGGGCAACATGTACACGCTCTACTTTCTGCAGCAGCAGCCACAGGCCTGGAAGGACAAGTATATCCATGCCTTTGTGGCACTGGGTCCGCCCTGGGGGGGCGTGGCCAAGACCCTGCGCGTCCTGGCCTCAG GAGACAACAACCGGATCCCGGTCATTGGGCCCCTGAAGATCCGGGAGCAGCAGCGGTCTGCTGTCTCCACCAGCTGGCTGCTGCCCTACAACTATACCTGGTCACCCAAAAAGGTCTTCGTGCACACACCCACAGCCAACTACACGCTGCAGGACTATCACCGCTTCTTCCAGGACATCGGCTTCGAAGACGGCTGGCTTATGCGGCAGGACACGGAGGGGCTGGTTGAAGCCATGGTACCACCTGGCGTGCGACTGCACTGCCTCTACGGCACTGGTGTCCCTACGCCAGACTCCTTCTACTATGAAAGCTTCCCGGACCGTGACCCGAAAATCTGCTTTGGTGATGGTGACGGCACTGTGAACTTGCAGAGTGCCCTGCAGTGCCAGGCCTGGCGTGGCCACCAGGAGCAAGAAGTGTCATTGCAGGCACTGCCGGGCACCGAGCACATCGCGATGCTGGCCAACGCCACTACCCTGGCCTATCTGAAACGCGTGCTCCTCGGGCCCTGA
- the PLA2G15 gene encoding phospholipase A2 group XV isoform X8: MGLRLCPYRAALLPSGLLLLLMLTDLALPAGRPPPVVLVPGDLGNQLEAKLDKPTVVHYLCSKRTDSYFTLWLNLELLLPVIIDCWIDNIRLVYNRTSRTTQFPDGVDVRVPGFGKTFSLEFLDPSKSSVGSYFHTMVESLVGWGYTRGEDVRGAPYDWRRAPTAATGLEGQVYPCLCGTGSALGGRGQDPARPGLRRQQPDPGHWAPEDPGAAAVCCLHQLAAALQLYLVTQKGLRAHTHSQLHAAGLSPLLPGHRLRRRLAYAAGHGGAG; this comes from the exons ATGGGCCTCCGCCTCTGCCCTTACCGCGCCGCCCTGCTCCCGAGCGGCCTCCTGTTACTCCTTATGCTCACAGATCTGGCACTCCCGGCTGGACGTCCGCCACCGGTGGTGCTGG TGCCCGGTGATTTGGGCAACCAGCTGGAGGCAAAGCTGGACAAGCCGACAGTCGTGCACTACCTCTGCTCCAAGAGGACAGACAGCTACTTCACACTCTGGCTGAACCTGGAACTGCTGCTGCCTGTCATCATTGACTGCTGGATTGACAATATCAG GCTGGTCTACAACCGAACGTCCCGCACCACCCAGTTTCCTGATGGTGTGGATGTGCGTGTCCCTGGCTTTGGGAAGACCTTCTCACTGGAGTTCCTGGACCCCAGCAAAAGCAGTGTGG GTTCCTATTTCCACACCATGGTGGAGAGCCTTGTGGGCTGGGGCTACACACGAGGTGAGGACGTCCGGGGGGCCCCCTATGACTGGCGCCGAGCTCCAA CAGCAGCCACAGGCCTGGAAGGACAAGTATATCCATGCCTTTGTGGCACTGGGTCCGCCCTGGGGGGGCGTGGCCAAGACCCTGCGCGTCCTGGCCTCAG GAGACAACAACCGGATCCCGGTCATTGGGCCCCTGAAGATCCGGGAGCAGCAGCGGTCTGCTGTCTCCACCAGCTGGCTGCTGCCCTACAACTATACCTGGTCACCCAAAAAGGTCTTCGTGCACACACCCACAGCCAACTACACGCTGCAGGACTATCACCGCTTCTTCCAGGACATCGGCTTCGAAGACGGCTGGCTTATGCGGCAGGACACGGAGGGGCTGGTTGA
- the PLA2G15 gene encoding phospholipase A2 group XV isoform X1, which translates to MTTLRCPCPTPLLASVHESRMNESEIRYAGGISEAPTANRTLGTWEKGTWSIEPARKLAESHPHFSPWKPATKAAGAPAAVPGDLGNQLEAKLDKPTVVHYLCSKRTDSYFTLWLNLELLLPVIIDCWIDNIRPENGKGMWLRTQGSIGTHQLRCHLWVTGSISPPGRLVYNRTSRTTQFPDGVDVRVPGFGKTFSLEFLDPSKSSVGSYFHTMVESLVGWGYTRGEDVRGAPYDWRRAPNENGPYFLALREMIEEMHQLYGGPVVLAAHSMGNMYTLYFLQQQPQAWKDKYIHAFVALGPPWGGVAKTLRVLASGDNNRIPVIGPLKIREQQRSAVSTSWLLPYNYTWSPKKVFVHTPTANYTLQDYHRFFQDIGFEDGWLMRQDTEGLVEAMVPPGVRLHCLYGTGVPTPDSFYYESFPDRDPKICFGDGDGTVNLQSALQCQAWRGHQEQEVSLQALPGTEHIAMLANATTLAYLKRVLLGP; encoded by the exons ATGACCACGCTCCGCTGTCCCTG ccccacaccGCTACTAGCTAGTGTTCACGAATCACGAATGAATGAATCGGAGATACGGTACGCGGGAGGAATCAGCGAGGCTCCAACGGCAAACCGTACTCTGGGTACCTGGGAAAAAGGAACTTGGTCCATCGAGCCTGCCCGCAAGCTAGCGGAATCCCATCCTCACTTCAGCCCTTGGAAGCCTGCCACTAAGGCAGCCGGCGCTCCAGCCGCAG TGCCCGGTGATTTGGGCAACCAGCTGGAGGCAAAGCTGGACAAGCCGACAGTCGTGCACTACCTCTGCTCCAAGAGGACAGACAGCTACTTCACACTCTGGCTGAACCTGGAACTGCTGCTGCCTGTCATCATTGACTGCTGGATTGACAATATCAG ACCTGAGAATGGGAAGGGAATGTGGCTCAGGACACAAGGCAGTATTGGGACACACCAACTTAGGTGTCACCTCTGGGTCACTGGCTCAATATCCCCTCCTGGCAGGCTGGTCTACAACCGAACGTCCCGCACCACCCAGTTTCCTGATGGTGTGGATGTGCGTGTCCCTGGCTTTGGGAAGACCTTCTCACTGGAGTTCCTGGACCCCAGCAAAAGCAGTGTGG GTTCCTATTTCCACACCATGGTGGAGAGCCTTGTGGGCTGGGGCTACACACGAGGTGAGGACGTCCGGGGGGCCCCCTATGACTGGCGCCGAGCTCCAA ATGAAAACGGGCCCTACTTCCTGGCCCTCCGCGAGATGATCGAGGAGATGCACCAGCTGTATGGGGGCCCCGTGGTGCTGGCTGCCCACAGTATGGGCAACATGTACACGCTCTACTTTCTGCAGCAGCAGCCACAGGCCTGGAAGGACAAGTATATCCATGCCTTTGTGGCACTGGGTCCGCCCTGGGGGGGCGTGGCCAAGACCCTGCGCGTCCTGGCCTCAG GAGACAACAACCGGATCCCGGTCATTGGGCCCCTGAAGATCCGGGAGCAGCAGCGGTCTGCTGTCTCCACCAGCTGGCTGCTGCCCTACAACTATACCTGGTCACCCAAAAAGGTCTTCGTGCACACACCCACAGCCAACTACACGCTGCAGGACTATCACCGCTTCTTCCAGGACATCGGCTTCGAAGACGGCTGGCTTATGCGGCAGGACACGGAGGGGCTGGTTGAAGCCATGGTACCACCTGGCGTGCGACTGCACTGCCTCTACGGCACTGGTGTCCCTACGCCAGACTCCTTCTACTATGAAAGCTTCCCGGACCGTGACCCGAAAATCTGCTTTGGTGATGGTGACGGCACTGTGAACTTGCAGAGTGCCCTGCAGTGCCAGGCCTGGCGTGGCCACCAGGAGCAAGAAGTGTCATTGCAGGCACTGCCGGGCACCGAGCACATCGCGATGCTGGCCAACGCCACTACCCTGGCCTATCTGAAACGCGTGCTCCTCGGGCCCTGA
- the PLA2G15 gene encoding phospholipase A2 group XV isoform X2 codes for MNESEIRYAGGISEAPTANRTLGTWEKGTWSIEPARKLAESHPHFSPWKPATKAAGAPAAVPGDLGNQLEAKLDKPTVVHYLCSKRTDSYFTLWLNLELLLPVIIDCWIDNIRPENGKGMWLRTQGSIGTHQLRCHLWVTGSISPPGRLVYNRTSRTTQFPDGVDVRVPGFGKTFSLEFLDPSKSSVGSYFHTMVESLVGWGYTRGEDVRGAPYDWRRAPNENGPYFLALREMIEEMHQLYGGPVVLAAHSMGNMYTLYFLQQQPQAWKDKYIHAFVALGPPWGGVAKTLRVLASGDNNRIPVIGPLKIREQQRSAVSTSWLLPYNYTWSPKKVFVHTPTANYTLQDYHRFFQDIGFEDGWLMRQDTEGLVEAMVPPGVRLHCLYGTGVPTPDSFYYESFPDRDPKICFGDGDGTVNLQSALQCQAWRGHQEQEVSLQALPGTEHIAMLANATTLAYLKRVLLGP; via the exons ATGAATGAATCGGAGATACGGTACGCGGGAGGAATCAGCGAGGCTCCAACGGCAAACCGTACTCTGGGTACCTGGGAAAAAGGAACTTGGTCCATCGAGCCTGCCCGCAAGCTAGCGGAATCCCATCCTCACTTCAGCCCTTGGAAGCCTGCCACTAAGGCAGCCGGCGCTCCAGCCGCAG TGCCCGGTGATTTGGGCAACCAGCTGGAGGCAAAGCTGGACAAGCCGACAGTCGTGCACTACCTCTGCTCCAAGAGGACAGACAGCTACTTCACACTCTGGCTGAACCTGGAACTGCTGCTGCCTGTCATCATTGACTGCTGGATTGACAATATCAG ACCTGAGAATGGGAAGGGAATGTGGCTCAGGACACAAGGCAGTATTGGGACACACCAACTTAGGTGTCACCTCTGGGTCACTGGCTCAATATCCCCTCCTGGCAGGCTGGTCTACAACCGAACGTCCCGCACCACCCAGTTTCCTGATGGTGTGGATGTGCGTGTCCCTGGCTTTGGGAAGACCTTCTCACTGGAGTTCCTGGACCCCAGCAAAAGCAGTGTGG GTTCCTATTTCCACACCATGGTGGAGAGCCTTGTGGGCTGGGGCTACACACGAGGTGAGGACGTCCGGGGGGCCCCCTATGACTGGCGCCGAGCTCCAA ATGAAAACGGGCCCTACTTCCTGGCCCTCCGCGAGATGATCGAGGAGATGCACCAGCTGTATGGGGGCCCCGTGGTGCTGGCTGCCCACAGTATGGGCAACATGTACACGCTCTACTTTCTGCAGCAGCAGCCACAGGCCTGGAAGGACAAGTATATCCATGCCTTTGTGGCACTGGGTCCGCCCTGGGGGGGCGTGGCCAAGACCCTGCGCGTCCTGGCCTCAG GAGACAACAACCGGATCCCGGTCATTGGGCCCCTGAAGATCCGGGAGCAGCAGCGGTCTGCTGTCTCCACCAGCTGGCTGCTGCCCTACAACTATACCTGGTCACCCAAAAAGGTCTTCGTGCACACACCCACAGCCAACTACACGCTGCAGGACTATCACCGCTTCTTCCAGGACATCGGCTTCGAAGACGGCTGGCTTATGCGGCAGGACACGGAGGGGCTGGTTGAAGCCATGGTACCACCTGGCGTGCGACTGCACTGCCTCTACGGCACTGGTGTCCCTACGCCAGACTCCTTCTACTATGAAAGCTTCCCGGACCGTGACCCGAAAATCTGCTTTGGTGATGGTGACGGCACTGTGAACTTGCAGAGTGCCCTGCAGTGCCAGGCCTGGCGTGGCCACCAGGAGCAAGAAGTGTCATTGCAGGCACTGCCGGGCACCGAGCACATCGCGATGCTGGCCAACGCCACTACCCTGGCCTATCTGAAACGCGTGCTCCTCGGGCCCTGA
- the PLA2G15 gene encoding phospholipase A2 group XV isoform X3, with translation MTTLRCPCPTPLLASVHESRMNESEIRYAGGISEAPTANRTLGTWEKGTWSIEPARKLAESHPHFSPWKPATKAAGAPAAVPGDLGNQLEAKLDKPTVVHYLCSKRTDSYFTLWLNLELLLPVIIDCWIDNIRLVYNRTSRTTQFPDGVDVRVPGFGKTFSLEFLDPSKSSVGSYFHTMVESLVGWGYTRGEDVRGAPYDWRRAPNENGPYFLALREMIEEMHQLYGGPVVLAAHSMGNMYTLYFLQQQPQAWKDKYIHAFVALGPPWGGVAKTLRVLASGDNNRIPVIGPLKIREQQRSAVSTSWLLPYNYTWSPKKVFVHTPTANYTLQDYHRFFQDIGFEDGWLMRQDTEGLVEAMVPPGVRLHCLYGTGVPTPDSFYYESFPDRDPKICFGDGDGTVNLQSALQCQAWRGHQEQEVSLQALPGTEHIAMLANATTLAYLKRVLLGP, from the exons ATGACCACGCTCCGCTGTCCCTG ccccacaccGCTACTAGCTAGTGTTCACGAATCACGAATGAATGAATCGGAGATACGGTACGCGGGAGGAATCAGCGAGGCTCCAACGGCAAACCGTACTCTGGGTACCTGGGAAAAAGGAACTTGGTCCATCGAGCCTGCCCGCAAGCTAGCGGAATCCCATCCTCACTTCAGCCCTTGGAAGCCTGCCACTAAGGCAGCCGGCGCTCCAGCCGCAG TGCCCGGTGATTTGGGCAACCAGCTGGAGGCAAAGCTGGACAAGCCGACAGTCGTGCACTACCTCTGCTCCAAGAGGACAGACAGCTACTTCACACTCTGGCTGAACCTGGAACTGCTGCTGCCTGTCATCATTGACTGCTGGATTGACAATATCAG GCTGGTCTACAACCGAACGTCCCGCACCACCCAGTTTCCTGATGGTGTGGATGTGCGTGTCCCTGGCTTTGGGAAGACCTTCTCACTGGAGTTCCTGGACCCCAGCAAAAGCAGTGTGG GTTCCTATTTCCACACCATGGTGGAGAGCCTTGTGGGCTGGGGCTACACACGAGGTGAGGACGTCCGGGGGGCCCCCTATGACTGGCGCCGAGCTCCAA ATGAAAACGGGCCCTACTTCCTGGCCCTCCGCGAGATGATCGAGGAGATGCACCAGCTGTATGGGGGCCCCGTGGTGCTGGCTGCCCACAGTATGGGCAACATGTACACGCTCTACTTTCTGCAGCAGCAGCCACAGGCCTGGAAGGACAAGTATATCCATGCCTTTGTGGCACTGGGTCCGCCCTGGGGGGGCGTGGCCAAGACCCTGCGCGTCCTGGCCTCAG GAGACAACAACCGGATCCCGGTCATTGGGCCCCTGAAGATCCGGGAGCAGCAGCGGTCTGCTGTCTCCACCAGCTGGCTGCTGCCCTACAACTATACCTGGTCACCCAAAAAGGTCTTCGTGCACACACCCACAGCCAACTACACGCTGCAGGACTATCACCGCTTCTTCCAGGACATCGGCTTCGAAGACGGCTGGCTTATGCGGCAGGACACGGAGGGGCTGGTTGAAGCCATGGTACCACCTGGCGTGCGACTGCACTGCCTCTACGGCACTGGTGTCCCTACGCCAGACTCCTTCTACTATGAAAGCTTCCCGGACCGTGACCCGAAAATCTGCTTTGGTGATGGTGACGGCACTGTGAACTTGCAGAGTGCCCTGCAGTGCCAGGCCTGGCGTGGCCACCAGGAGCAAGAAGTGTCATTGCAGGCACTGCCGGGCACCGAGCACATCGCGATGCTGGCCAACGCCACTACCCTGGCCTATCTGAAACGCGTGCTCCTCGGGCCCTGA
- the PLA2G15 gene encoding phospholipase A2 group XV isoform X5, with amino-acid sequence MTTLRCPCPTPLLASVHESRMNESEIRYAGGISEAPTANRTLGTWEKGTWSIEPARKLAESHPHFSPWKPATKAAGAPAAVPGDLGNQLEAKLDKPTVVHYLCSKRTDSYFTLWLNLELLLPVIIDCWIDNIRPENGKGMWLRTQGSIGTHQLRCHLWVTGSISPPGRLVYNRTSRTTQFPDGVDVRVPGFGKTFSLEFLDPSKSSVPISTPWWRALWAGATHEVRTSGGPPMTGAELQQQPQAWKDKYIHAFVALGPPWGGVAKTLRVLASGDNNRIPVIGPLKIREQQRSAVSTSWLLPYNYTWSPKKVFVHTPTANYTLQDYHRFFQDIGFEDGWLMRQDTEGLVEAMVPPGVRLHCLYGTGVPTPDSFYYESFPDRDPKICFGDGDGTVNLQSALQCQAWRGHQEQEVSLQALPGTEHIAMLANATTLAYLKRVLLGP; translated from the exons ATGACCACGCTCCGCTGTCCCTG ccccacaccGCTACTAGCTAGTGTTCACGAATCACGAATGAATGAATCGGAGATACGGTACGCGGGAGGAATCAGCGAGGCTCCAACGGCAAACCGTACTCTGGGTACCTGGGAAAAAGGAACTTGGTCCATCGAGCCTGCCCGCAAGCTAGCGGAATCCCATCCTCACTTCAGCCCTTGGAAGCCTGCCACTAAGGCAGCCGGCGCTCCAGCCGCAG TGCCCGGTGATTTGGGCAACCAGCTGGAGGCAAAGCTGGACAAGCCGACAGTCGTGCACTACCTCTGCTCCAAGAGGACAGACAGCTACTTCACACTCTGGCTGAACCTGGAACTGCTGCTGCCTGTCATCATTGACTGCTGGATTGACAATATCAG ACCTGAGAATGGGAAGGGAATGTGGCTCAGGACACAAGGCAGTATTGGGACACACCAACTTAGGTGTCACCTCTGGGTCACTGGCTCAATATCCCCTCCTGGCAGGCTGGTCTACAACCGAACGTCCCGCACCACCCAGTTTCCTGATGGTGTGGATGTGCGTGTCCCTGGCTTTGGGAAGACCTTCTCACTGGAGTTCCTGGACCCCAGCAAAAGCAGT GTTCCTATTTCCACACCATGGTGGAGAGCCTTGTGGGCTGGGGCTACACACGAGGTGAGGACGTCCGGGGGGCCCCCTATGACTGGCGCCGAGCTCCAA CAGCAGCCACAGGCCTGGAAGGACAAGTATATCCATGCCTTTGTGGCACTGGGTCCGCCCTGGGGGGGCGTGGCCAAGACCCTGCGCGTCCTGGCCTCAG GAGACAACAACCGGATCCCGGTCATTGGGCCCCTGAAGATCCGGGAGCAGCAGCGGTCTGCTGTCTCCACCAGCTGGCTGCTGCCCTACAACTATACCTGGTCACCCAAAAAGGTCTTCGTGCACACACCCACAGCCAACTACACGCTGCAGGACTATCACCGCTTCTTCCAGGACATCGGCTTCGAAGACGGCTGGCTTATGCGGCAGGACACGGAGGGGCTGGTTGAAGCCATGGTACCACCTGGCGTGCGACTGCACTGCCTCTACGGCACTGGTGTCCCTACGCCAGACTCCTTCTACTATGAAAGCTTCCCGGACCGTGACCCGAAAATCTGCTTTGGTGATGGTGACGGCACTGTGAACTTGCAGAGTGCCCTGCAGTGCCAGGCCTGGCGTGGCCACCAGGAGCAAGAAGTGTCATTGCAGGCACTGCCGGGCACCGAGCACATCGCGATGCTGGCCAACGCCACTACCCTGGCCTATCTGAAACGCGTGCTCCTCGGGCCCTGA
- the PLA2G15 gene encoding phospholipase A2 group XV isoform X4 has product MGLRLCPYRAALLPSGLLLLLMLTDLALPAGRPPPVVLVPGDLGNQLEAKLDKPTVVHYLCSKRTDSYFTLWLNLELLLPVIIDCWIDNIRPENGKGMWLRTQGSIGTHQLRCHLWVTGSISPPGRLVYNRTSRTTQFPDGVDVRVPGFGKTFSLEFLDPSKSSVGSYFHTMVESLVGWGYTRGEDVRGAPYDWRRAPNENGPYFLALREMIEEMHQLYGGPVVLAAHSMGNMYTLYFLQQQPQAWKDKYIHAFVALGPPWGGVAKTLRVLASGDNNRIPVIGPLKIREQQRSAVSTSWLLPYNYTWSPKKVFVHTPTANYTLQDYHRFFQDIGFEDGWLMRQDTEGLVEAMVPPGVRLHCLYGTGVPTPDSFYYESFPDRDPKICFGDGDGTVNLQSALQCQAWRGHQEQEVSLQALPGTEHIAMLANATTLAYLKRVLLGP; this is encoded by the exons ATGGGCCTCCGCCTCTGCCCTTACCGCGCCGCCCTGCTCCCGAGCGGCCTCCTGTTACTCCTTATGCTCACAGATCTGGCACTCCCGGCTGGACGTCCGCCACCGGTGGTGCTGG TGCCCGGTGATTTGGGCAACCAGCTGGAGGCAAAGCTGGACAAGCCGACAGTCGTGCACTACCTCTGCTCCAAGAGGACAGACAGCTACTTCACACTCTGGCTGAACCTGGAACTGCTGCTGCCTGTCATCATTGACTGCTGGATTGACAATATCAG ACCTGAGAATGGGAAGGGAATGTGGCTCAGGACACAAGGCAGTATTGGGACACACCAACTTAGGTGTCACCTCTGGGTCACTGGCTCAATATCCCCTCCTGGCAGGCTGGTCTACAACCGAACGTCCCGCACCACCCAGTTTCCTGATGGTGTGGATGTGCGTGTCCCTGGCTTTGGGAAGACCTTCTCACTGGAGTTCCTGGACCCCAGCAAAAGCAGTGTGG GTTCCTATTTCCACACCATGGTGGAGAGCCTTGTGGGCTGGGGCTACACACGAGGTGAGGACGTCCGGGGGGCCCCCTATGACTGGCGCCGAGCTCCAA ATGAAAACGGGCCCTACTTCCTGGCCCTCCGCGAGATGATCGAGGAGATGCACCAGCTGTATGGGGGCCCCGTGGTGCTGGCTGCCCACAGTATGGGCAACATGTACACGCTCTACTTTCTGCAGCAGCAGCCACAGGCCTGGAAGGACAAGTATATCCATGCCTTTGTGGCACTGGGTCCGCCCTGGGGGGGCGTGGCCAAGACCCTGCGCGTCCTGGCCTCAG GAGACAACAACCGGATCCCGGTCATTGGGCCCCTGAAGATCCGGGAGCAGCAGCGGTCTGCTGTCTCCACCAGCTGGCTGCTGCCCTACAACTATACCTGGTCACCCAAAAAGGTCTTCGTGCACACACCCACAGCCAACTACACGCTGCAGGACTATCACCGCTTCTTCCAGGACATCGGCTTCGAAGACGGCTGGCTTATGCGGCAGGACACGGAGGGGCTGGTTGAAGCCATGGTACCACCTGGCGTGCGACTGCACTGCCTCTACGGCACTGGTGTCCCTACGCCAGACTCCTTCTACTATGAAAGCTTCCCGGACCGTGACCCGAAAATCTGCTTTGGTGATGGTGACGGCACTGTGAACTTGCAGAGTGCCCTGCAGTGCCAGGCCTGGCGTGGCCACCAGGAGCAAGAAGTGTCATTGCAGGCACTGCCGGGCACCGAGCACATCGCGATGCTGGCCAACGCCACTACCCTGGCCTATCTGAAACGCGTGCTCCTCGGGCCCTGA
- the PLA2G15 gene encoding phospholipase A2 group XV isoform X7, with product MTTLRCPCPTPLLASVHESRMNESEIRYAGGISEAPTANRTLGTWEKGTWSIEPARKLAESHPHFSPWKPATKAAGAPAAVPGDLGNQLEAKLDKPTVVHYLCSKRTDSYFTLWLNLELLLPVIIDCWIDNIRPENGKGMWLRTQGSIGTHQLRCHLWVTGSISPPGRLVYNRTSRTTQFPDGVDVRVPGFGKTFSLEFLDPSKSSVGSYFHTMVESLVGWGYTRGEDVRGAPYDWRRAPTAATGLEGQVYPCLCGTGSALGGRGQDPARPGLRRQQPDPGHWAPEDPGAAAVCCLHQLAAALQLYLVTQKGLRAHTHSQLHAAGLSPLLPGHRLRRRLAYAAGHGGAG from the exons ATGACCACGCTCCGCTGTCCCTG ccccacaccGCTACTAGCTAGTGTTCACGAATCACGAATGAATGAATCGGAGATACGGTACGCGGGAGGAATCAGCGAGGCTCCAACGGCAAACCGTACTCTGGGTACCTGGGAAAAAGGAACTTGGTCCATCGAGCCTGCCCGCAAGCTAGCGGAATCCCATCCTCACTTCAGCCCTTGGAAGCCTGCCACTAAGGCAGCCGGCGCTCCAGCCGCAG TGCCCGGTGATTTGGGCAACCAGCTGGAGGCAAAGCTGGACAAGCCGACAGTCGTGCACTACCTCTGCTCCAAGAGGACAGACAGCTACTTCACACTCTGGCTGAACCTGGAACTGCTGCTGCCTGTCATCATTGACTGCTGGATTGACAATATCAG ACCTGAGAATGGGAAGGGAATGTGGCTCAGGACACAAGGCAGTATTGGGACACACCAACTTAGGTGTCACCTCTGGGTCACTGGCTCAATATCCCCTCCTGGCAGGCTGGTCTACAACCGAACGTCCCGCACCACCCAGTTTCCTGATGGTGTGGATGTGCGTGTCCCTGGCTTTGGGAAGACCTTCTCACTGGAGTTCCTGGACCCCAGCAAAAGCAGTGTGG GTTCCTATTTCCACACCATGGTGGAGAGCCTTGTGGGCTGGGGCTACACACGAGGTGAGGACGTCCGGGGGGCCCCCTATGACTGGCGCCGAGCTCCAA CAGCAGCCACAGGCCTGGAAGGACAAGTATATCCATGCCTTTGTGGCACTGGGTCCGCCCTGGGGGGGCGTGGCCAAGACCCTGCGCGTCCTGGCCTCAG GAGACAACAACCGGATCCCGGTCATTGGGCCCCTGAAGATCCGGGAGCAGCAGCGGTCTGCTGTCTCCACCAGCTGGCTGCTGCCCTACAACTATACCTGGTCACCCAAAAAGGTCTTCGTGCACACACCCACAGCCAACTACACGCTGCAGGACTATCACCGCTTCTTCCAGGACATCGGCTTCGAAGACGGCTGGCTTATGCGGCAGGACACGGAGGGGCTGGTTGA